One segment of Paenibacillus sp. FSL R7-0337 DNA contains the following:
- a CDS encoding copper amine oxidase N-terminal domain-containing protein → MNKLLKIGISGLALTLVFSAGAFAATVAPKIIVNGNQVKTQTQPKIINGTVYVPIRAVSEGFDASIQWDNTSKTVYVDSDPNFGMERGSVTYVANRNLAYRWIMAYDERDHQGVLNTVTPDFKTDIYNESFPLGTYNMGTIVDMKAVASTDSTLTVRIVQRVTAEDEYKVKVERWNFVFGQGKIKSVKVVPDTAKYLDRYTLFPGANFGI, encoded by the coding sequence ATGAACAAACTTTTGAAAATAGGCATATCAGGATTAGCCTTGACCCTAGTGTTTAGTGCGGGAGCCTTTGCGGCTACCGTCGCTCCAAAAATAATCGTAAATGGTAATCAAGTGAAAACTCAGACGCAGCCTAAGATTATTAATGGTACGGTATATGTCCCGATTCGGGCCGTTTCAGAAGGATTTGACGCCAGTATTCAGTGGGATAACACAAGTAAAACCGTATATGTGGATTCTGATCCGAATTTCGGAATGGAGCGCGGCAGCGTGACTTATGTAGCGAACCGGAACCTGGCATACAGATGGATTATGGCGTATGACGAACGGGATCATCAAGGAGTTCTCAATACAGTTACGCCTGATTTCAAGACGGACATCTATAACGAAAGCTTCCCGTTGGGAACGTATAATATGGGGACGATTGTTGATATGAAGGCTGTTGCAAGTACAGACAGTACCTTAACCGTGCGGATTGTGCAGAGAGTAACTGCTGAAGATGAGTATAAGGTGAAAGTGGAGCGGTGGAATTTTGTTTTTGGGCAGGGGAAAATTAAATCCGTGAAGGTTGTACCGGACACTGCAAAATATCTGGACCGGTACACCCTTTTCCCGGGAGCTAACTTCGGCATATAG
- a CDS encoding SWIM zinc finger family protein — MQSNYMMDAAGWDKLISEVAHSFDDLTLKRGFQYYKQQRVQVFRVVTPHRIMSLVEGREDYAVSIDLDDLQESHCDCPVSGMCKHMAAVLMQYAEEQERPVHSIANAKALIEQPKLHPAKASAVPGRRGEQLKKLAALIPEATVQQWREYMALLVEPLAHTVRNPQYADRALAAITGGQPKLPPAAAQLFKLHAHLCVLESILRPGGTSLTANPMSLGYSVGYYTSIAISELQKHITDMMKRGLPLAEAPEEWTRVHDTIAYLRTEMLNETRDRAREQPYFSACYSLLWINWITPNLSGPELYTQELAELQKAGEKLSAAAPRHALLLAESRMHALLHEDADALEKLNTAAERPGLHPEELMSFLPPLAEAGQWRRLTLWLAALGPLMNSRMYNLLDYAGYWDEAVRHLPDEEPLMWETLSGMLPLSREIYEVQLLAYGKWQEWMDMQISSGHQPSDFRVSDLQPIEKNAPELLLPFYHQAVERFVLDKNRHSYKAAVKLLKRLAKLYKKLKREARWEVFLDGFTDRHSRLRALQEELRKGKLIP; from the coding sequence ATGCAGTCAAACTATATGATGGATGCTGCCGGGTGGGATAAGCTCATCTCGGAGGTTGCCCATTCTTTCGATGATCTGACCCTGAAACGGGGATTTCAATATTATAAGCAGCAGCGCGTGCAGGTCTTCAGGGTGGTCACGCCGCACAGAATCATGTCGCTGGTCGAAGGCCGGGAGGATTATGCGGTCTCCATTGACCTGGACGATCTGCAGGAGAGCCATTGCGATTGCCCCGTATCCGGGATGTGCAAGCATATGGCGGCTGTGCTGATGCAATATGCCGAGGAGCAGGAGCGGCCTGTACATTCCATCGCGAACGCCAAGGCGCTGATTGAACAGCCCAAGCTTCATCCGGCTAAGGCGTCCGCTGTCCCGGGACGGCGCGGGGAACAATTGAAGAAGCTGGCCGCCCTGATTCCTGAGGCTACGGTGCAGCAGTGGCGTGAATACATGGCGCTGCTGGTGGAGCCGCTTGCCCATACGGTGCGTAACCCGCAGTATGCGGACCGGGCGCTCGCCGCCATCACCGGGGGCCAGCCCAAGCTGCCTCCCGCAGCTGCCCAACTGTTCAAATTACACGCTCATCTCTGTGTGCTGGAGAGTATCCTCCGGCCTGGCGGGACCTCTCTCACGGCGAACCCCATGTCCCTTGGTTATTCCGTGGGCTATTACACCTCAATTGCGATTTCCGAGCTGCAAAAGCATATCACAGACATGATGAAGCGGGGTCTGCCGCTGGCGGAAGCCCCTGAGGAGTGGACGAGAGTCCACGATACGATTGCCTATCTGCGGACCGAGATGCTGAACGAAACGCGCGACCGCGCCAGAGAACAGCCTTATTTCTCAGCATGTTACAGCCTGCTGTGGATCAACTGGATTACCCCGAATCTAAGCGGACCGGAGCTGTACACCCAGGAGCTGGCGGAGCTGCAAAAGGCCGGAGAAAAGCTAAGCGCCGCGGCTCCCCGCCATGCCCTGCTGCTGGCTGAGAGCCGGATGCATGCGCTGCTGCATGAGGATGCGGACGCTCTTGAGAAGCTGAACACAGCGGCCGAACGGCCCGGGCTGCACCCGGAGGAGCTGATGAGCTTCCTGCCTCCGCTGGCTGAAGCCGGTCAGTGGAGACGCCTGACCCTGTGGCTGGCCGCGCTCGGTCCGCTGATGAACAGCCGAATGTACAATCTGCTGGATTATGCGGGCTACTGGGATGAGGCGGTCCGTCACCTGCCCGATGAAGAGCCGCTGATGTGGGAGACGCTGTCAGGGATGCTGCCGCTGTCACGCGAGATCTATGAAGTCCAGCTGCTCGCCTATGGCAAATGGCAGGAATGGATGGATATGCAGATCTCCTCCGGCCATCAGCCCTCTGACTTCCGGGTGAGCGATCTGCAGCCGATCGAGAAGAATGCGCCGGAGCTGCTCCTGCCGTTCTATCATCAGGCGGTGGAGCGTTTCGTGCTGGACAAGAACCGGCACAGCTATAAAGCGGCTGTGAAGCTTCTGAAGCGGCTAGCCAAGCTATACAAAAAACTGAAACGCGAAGCGCGCTGGGAAGTGTTCCTGGACGGCTTCACGGATAGACACAGCCGCTTGCGCGCCCTTCAGGAGGAGCTGCGGAAAGGAAAACTGATCCCATGA
- the hflX gene encoding GTPase HflX, with product MEPVQQKAVIVGVQLQNDTNFAYSMEELRNLAAACEIEVVAELSQKSSRVNPSHYIGSGKIQELALLMEQHDAPVVIFNDELSPSQIRNLESSLDRQVIDRTILILNIFASRAKTKEAQLQVEVAQLQYMLPRLSGLRESLGRQGGGAGLKNRGAGETKLELDRRRIEERISALQLELQTQVARRQIQRKQRHKNEVPVVCLVGYTNTGKSSLMNTLVETYHPGSGKGVLAKDMLFATLETSVRSIVLPDHKTFLLTDTVGFVSQLPHHLVKAFRSTLEEVTEADLLIHVVDIADPQHEQHMAVTNETLKALGADGIPTLYAYNKADLREEPYPQVEENSVTLSAKKNRGIAELVTLIRSRIFTDYVQCEILVPFDRGSIVSYFNEHADVQSVSYEEQGTRLKLECRAADYERFRDDFVELPQ from the coding sequence ATGGAACCCGTACAACAGAAAGCCGTTATCGTCGGCGTACAGCTGCAGAACGACACGAACTTCGCTTATTCCATGGAGGAGCTGCGTAATCTGGCAGCCGCCTGCGAGATTGAGGTCGTGGCTGAGCTTAGCCAGAAATCCAGCCGGGTGAACCCTTCGCATTACATTGGGTCCGGCAAAATCCAGGAGCTGGCGCTGCTGATGGAGCAGCATGATGCACCGGTCGTTATTTTCAATGATGAGCTGTCTCCCTCCCAGATCCGCAATCTGGAGTCATCACTGGACCGCCAGGTCATTGACCGGACCATTCTGATTCTGAATATCTTCGCCTCGCGGGCGAAGACCAAGGAAGCCCAGCTTCAGGTAGAGGTCGCACAGCTGCAATATATGCTGCCCCGCCTGAGCGGTCTGCGTGAGTCTCTCGGCAGACAGGGCGGCGGGGCCGGTCTGAAGAATAGAGGGGCCGGGGAAACCAAGCTGGAGCTGGACCGCAGACGGATTGAAGAGCGGATCTCCGCATTGCAGTTAGAGCTGCAGACGCAGGTCGCAAGGCGCCAGATCCAGCGTAAGCAGCGGCATAAGAACGAGGTGCCTGTGGTCTGTCTGGTCGGCTACACCAACACCGGCAAGTCCAGCTTAATGAACACCCTGGTGGAGACCTATCATCCCGGTTCGGGCAAGGGGGTGCTCGCCAAGGATATGCTGTTCGCGACGCTTGAGACCTCGGTGCGCAGCATTGTGCTGCCCGATCACAAGACCTTCCTGTTAACCGACACCGTAGGCTTCGTCAGCCAGCTGCCCCATCATCTGGTGAAGGCGTTCCGCTCGACCCTGGAGGAAGTAACAGAAGCGGATCTGCTGATTCATGTCGTCGATATTGCCGATCCGCAGCATGAGCAGCATATGGCTGTAACGAATGAGACCCTGAAGGCGCTGGGCGCCGACGGAATTCCTACCCTGTACGCCTACAACAAGGCCGATCTGAGGGAGGAGCCTTACCCGCAGGTGGAGGAGAATTCTGTAACCCTGTCTGCTAAGAAAAACCGCGGGATCGCCGAGCTGGTCACTCTGATCCGCAGCCGCATCTTCACCGACTATGTACAGTGTGAGATCCTGGTCCCGTTCGACCGGGGCAGCATTGTCTCCTACTTCAACGAACATGCCGATGTGCAGTCCGTCAGCTACGAAGAGCAGGGCACACGCCTGAAGCTGGAATGCCGGGCCGCCGATTACGAGCGGTTCAGAGATGATTTTGTAGAGCTGCCGCAATAA
- a CDS encoding glycoside hydrolase family 88 protein, whose product MTIKRELENRQALEQKLERIWEYMRSERHQGNWAMDIDHWDWVPGVGVISLLEYGTATDKQEVTDYLLHWVNRNKLKAEGVRVINSLAPYALFPELYRLSGDPWLLSQAQEVAAWMLETAPRTREGALEHTVTEAVEFPEQVWADTVYMAVLFLARLAGQTGDRELAAAAVQQTLLHLRLLQDPETGLLFHGWNSRAGSHMSAARWARANAWVALAVPEIVAGTASLTVIPQELCSRYRRLASALRQAQGASGLWHTVLDQPDYYEETSASAGIACGFLKAVKSGLLEDAYLECVEAALAGILPLILVDGEVQGVSGGTPVMPSIAAYNTIERYPALYGQGLVMQLLTEALNAGHTKEYEGHRERQEHEERQERQGRQEDQGRQEHSERQGGQQRQEDQQRQAQSEGLGSLNVEGEAGG is encoded by the coding sequence TTGACTATCAAGCGGGAATTAGAGAACAGGCAGGCATTAGAGCAGAAGCTGGAGCGTATCTGGGAATACATGCGCTCCGAACGGCACCAGGGCAATTGGGCCATGGATATAGATCATTGGGACTGGGTGCCCGGCGTGGGCGTCATCTCATTGCTGGAATATGGTACGGCGACTGATAAACAAGAGGTGACGGATTACCTGCTGCACTGGGTGAACCGGAATAAGCTGAAGGCCGAGGGGGTTCGGGTTATCAATTCCCTGGCTCCTTACGCGCTCTTTCCTGAGCTGTACCGGCTTAGCGGGGACCCTTGGCTGCTCAGCCAAGCGCAGGAGGTTGCCGCGTGGATGCTGGAGACTGCTCCCCGGACCCGGGAAGGGGCGCTGGAGCATACGGTGACAGAGGCGGTGGAATTCCCGGAACAGGTATGGGCCGATACGGTGTATATGGCCGTGCTGTTCCTGGCCCGGCTTGCCGGTCAGACCGGAGACAGGGAGCTTGCCGCCGCCGCCGTGCAGCAGACGCTGCTGCACCTTCGGCTGCTCCAGGACCCGGAGACAGGGCTGTTGTTCCATGGCTGGAACAGCCGGGCAGGCAGCCATATGTCGGCAGCCCGCTGGGCCAGGGCCAATGCCTGGGTGGCACTTGCGGTCCCGGAGATTGTGGCCGGGACCGCAAGCCTGACTGTTATTCCGCAGGAGCTATGCAGCCGCTACCGCAGGCTTGCTTCTGCGCTGCGGCAGGCTCAGGGGGCTAGCGGCTTGTGGCATACGGTGCTCGATCAGCCAGATTATTACGAGGAGACCTCAGCCAGCGCCGGGATTGCCTGCGGCTTCCTGAAGGCGGTGAAGAGCGGACTATTGGAGGATGCCTATCTGGAGTGCGTGGAGGCGGCCCTTGCGGGAATTCTTCCGCTTATCCTTGTAGACGGTGAGGTGCAGGGAGTCTCGGGAGGCACTCCGGTCATGCCCTCGATAGCCGCCTATAACACTATCGAGAGATATCCGGCACTGTACGGGCAAGGGCTGGTGATGCAGCTGCTGACAGAGGCATTGAATGCGGGGCATACGAAAGAGTATGAAGGGCATCGGGAGCGTCAAGAGCATGAGGAGCGTCAGGAGCGCCAGGGACGACAAGAGGACCAAGGGCGTCAAGAACATTCAGAGCGTCAAGGGGGGCAGCAACGTCAGGAGGATCAGCAACGTCAGGCGCAATCCGAGGGGTTGGGTTCATTAAATGTTGAAGGGGAGGCAGGGGGATGA
- a CDS encoding copper amine oxidase N-terminal domain-containing protein → MSSLKRWFPACCIMLFMLMLPNVILAAPASSPARSTTRPIQVNIDGAFISADRSPFILAGRTMIPIRTLASLGLHYSWNGIRHTVTITNSSNDQFEMTQGQSIAYKNGVPVQMDSEANNYNGRLMVPAKFISEAFGYSVYYEKIREIIFIQSKNFTPDAQVIHSADLKQARLAAISLPVRYSFKPGTSVQSDQSQYFTYSFASKDATRYAYSNGEITTVVEITGTTATAVWQASEADIPGYPATTFGGVQPAYISDLFQDSFSYNNGVYGSYHRLSDGTVTTAKFPGKHPGLTDADLIQAIPE, encoded by the coding sequence ATGTCTTCATTAAAAAGATGGTTTCCTGCCTGTTGCATTATGCTGTTCATGCTTATGCTTCCCAACGTTATTCTGGCAGCCCCTGCTTCCAGCCCGGCCCGGTCAACCACAAGACCTATACAGGTGAACATCGATGGTGCTTTTATCTCCGCTGATCGCAGTCCCTTCATACTGGCTGGCCGAACGATGATTCCCATCCGCACGCTTGCTTCCCTGGGGCTCCACTATTCCTGGAATGGTATCCGCCATACAGTAACGATTACGAATTCCTCCAATGACCAATTTGAAATGACTCAGGGACAATCGATTGCCTATAAGAATGGCGTACCGGTACAAATGGATAGTGAAGCCAATAATTACAACGGACGACTCATGGTTCCCGCAAAGTTTATCAGTGAGGCATTTGGATACAGTGTGTACTACGAAAAGATAAGAGAAATCATCTTCATTCAGTCCAAGAATTTCACTCCTGATGCCCAGGTCATCCATTCAGCAGACCTTAAACAGGCCCGCCTGGCGGCCATTTCGTTGCCGGTTCGCTACTCTTTCAAGCCTGGTACAAGTGTACAAAGTGATCAATCCCAATACTTCACCTACTCCTTTGCTTCAAAGGACGCTACCCGCTATGCCTACAGCAATGGAGAGATAACCACAGTGGTTGAGATTACAGGCACAACGGCAACAGCCGTGTGGCAGGCTTCGGAGGCAGATATCCCCGGTTATCCGGCAACTACGTTCGGCGGTGTGCAGCCAGCGTATATTTCCGATCTGTTTCAGGATTCTTTTAGCTACAACAACGGGGTGTATGGCAGTTATCACAGGCTTAGCGACGGCACTGTAACAACAGCTAAATTCCCAGGTAAACACCCGGGTCTTACTGACGCTGATCTGATCCAGGCGATCCCGGAGTAG
- a CDS encoding AraC family transcriptional regulator — protein sequence METIRLLQQAIDYVEQNLQNAIGVEDIAGAAMTSKYHFQRMFHVLTGFTVTEYVRNRRLTLAAEELAGTDGKVIDIALKYGYETPEAFTRAFQRVHGVTPNMAKKKNVKLKSFSRISFQIQIKGESEMNYRMVQEKGYRVMGKEVIIHQDAYSEIPAFVEKIWNDGTHDRINECAGRPAGSLLFGYYYDFSEDGTKRYLMGTELPEGQDVPEELDQLTVPDQTYAVFESRDSFSGDTELDLAILNVWRRIYSEWFPSSGFEQVEGPCLEKYYWTGDTHEESICEVWIPVVKK from the coding sequence GCTGCTCCAGCAGGCGATTGATTACGTAGAGCAGAATCTGCAAAACGCCATCGGCGTCGAGGATATCGCCGGAGCGGCGATGACCTCGAAGTACCATTTTCAGCGGATGTTCCATGTCTTGACAGGGTTCACTGTTACCGAATATGTACGCAACAGGCGGCTTACACTGGCGGCGGAAGAGCTGGCCGGAACGGACGGCAAGGTGATCGACATAGCGCTGAAGTATGGGTACGAGACGCCTGAGGCCTTCACAAGAGCGTTTCAGCGGGTACATGGGGTGACTCCCAATATGGCGAAGAAAAAGAACGTGAAGCTCAAATCGTTCTCCCGCATTTCCTTTCAAATTCAAATCAAAGGGGAAAGCGAAATGAATTACAGAATGGTTCAAGAGAAGGGCTATAGAGTCATGGGTAAGGAGGTTATTATCCACCAGGATGCTTATAGTGAAATCCCTGCGTTTGTAGAGAAAATCTGGAACGATGGGACGCATGACCGGATTAACGAATGTGCCGGAAGACCCGCAGGTTCACTGCTGTTCGGTTATTATTATGACTTCAGCGAGGACGGAACCAAACGGTATCTGATGGGAACGGAACTGCCGGAAGGACAGGACGTCCCGGAGGAGCTTGACCAACTGACTGTGCCTGACCAGACGTATGCTGTATTCGAAAGCCGTGATTCATTTTCCGGGGACACAGAGTTAGACCTTGCGATTCTGAATGTGTGGCGGCGGATCTATTCGGAATGGTTCCCGTCGTCAGGCTTTGAGCAAGTGGAGGGGCCTTGTCTGGAGAAGTACTACTGGACGGGCGACACACATGAGGAGTCAATCTGCGAGGTATGGATTCCTGTGGTGAAGAAATAA
- a CDS encoding DEAD/DEAH box helicase, with the protein MNMKMRNITVQLALTQYGDALIYGVDDRDDYIPGVQLKQKLFAWHEESFYGTELSTSKADEVELVVLPAEQVLPFFADLRLLRHVGWSWQGDAQLLTRLAPLLAGMLEARQYAPSFAAYREGQLRWAWTEQVLAEAAEADWDDAAALHRLQERSGFAEGLQAAFSAAVFQRYYSTEAQAGDLRSEFPLLFSAGGRSAAGMDEDSWLMSIGWKADTAPFRPVLQLLEPDDELPHWRLQLLLQDKRDESALVPLRLTGDGEPHGTWPAAWTAHVHERAGGWLSRLRDSLPEHIGRGADVLAEPLSDEVAWRFLTADSRALLEAGWQVLLPAWWEAASRRKPRLRAKISSGTAEGSRGQSLFGLDALVDFDWRISIGDADLSEAEFADLVARGERLVQFRGKWIPLDPALLAQIQRAMAGMDKSRGLSFQDVLQLHLLNEGADGDSEEAEAQRAEEEAVRVRLEVELNEHLVKVIGQLGQRSQWPKPEVPAGLHAELRSYQHEGFAWLVFLRRFGLGACLADDMGLGKTVQLISYLLHLKEQEEEAAASGAPVARRQTEPAGWPSLIICPTSVLGNWQKELQRFAPSLNVMLHYGSRRLDAGYFYGAASQADVVLTSYATAALDQELLKQFTWATVCLDEAQNIKNAGTKQSAAVRSFPALHRIALTGTPIENRLSELWSIYDFITPGYLGSPKGFQDRFANAIEKERNAERTADLQRLVKPFMLRRKKKDPAIQLDLPDKNEMKTYINLTAEQAALYDQNVNSLLERMQKLEGIERKGAILAALTSLKQLCDHPMLLTKEALPEPEDGSALDTTSLIERSAKLERLLAMVRELREENERCLIFTQYVGMGKMLQAVLQQELQEPVLYLNGSTPKNTRDRMIERFQAPALPVGEAPADAAAGVQPSDQPNVFILSLKAGGVGLNLTAANHVFHFDRWWNPAVENQATDRAYRMGQTRDVQVHKFISLGTLEEKIDEMLESKQQLSDDVISGSEGWITELSTDALKDLFTLRREWVG; encoded by the coding sequence ATGAATATGAAGATGCGCAATATTACCGTCCAGCTCGCCCTTACCCAGTATGGCGATGCGCTGATCTACGGTGTGGATGACCGGGATGATTATATACCCGGTGTCCAGCTCAAGCAGAAGCTGTTCGCCTGGCATGAGGAATCCTTCTACGGCACCGAGCTTAGCACCTCGAAGGCCGATGAAGTCGAGCTGGTGGTGCTGCCTGCCGAGCAGGTCCTGCCGTTCTTTGCGGACCTGCGGCTGCTCCGGCATGTCGGCTGGAGCTGGCAGGGCGATGCCCAGCTGTTAACCCGGCTGGCCCCGCTGCTGGCCGGAATGCTGGAGGCCCGGCAGTATGCCCCCAGCTTCGCAGCGTACCGTGAAGGCCAGCTCCGCTGGGCCTGGACGGAGCAGGTGCTGGCAGAAGCCGCCGAGGCAGACTGGGACGATGCGGCCGCGCTGCATCGTCTTCAGGAGCGCAGCGGGTTCGCCGAAGGGCTGCAGGCCGCCTTCTCGGCGGCGGTCTTCCAGCGGTACTACAGCACCGAGGCGCAGGCCGGTGATCTGCGCAGTGAATTCCCGCTGCTGTTCAGCGCAGGCGGGAGAAGCGCAGCCGGTATGGACGAGGACAGCTGGCTGATGTCCATCGGCTGGAAGGCAGACACCGCGCCGTTCCGGCCGGTGCTGCAGCTGCTTGAGCCTGACGATGAGCTGCCGCACTGGCGGCTCCAGCTGCTCCTCCAGGACAAGCGCGACGAGTCCGCGCTTGTGCCGCTGCGGCTCACCGGGGACGGCGAGCCGCATGGCACTTGGCCCGCAGCGTGGACAGCGCATGTCCACGAGCGCGCGGGCGGGTGGCTGTCACGGCTGCGTGACAGCCTTCCGGAGCACATCGGGCGCGGCGCCGATGTGCTGGCAGAGCCGCTAAGCGACGAAGTCGCGTGGCGGTTCCTCACAGCCGACAGCCGGGCGCTGCTGGAGGCTGGCTGGCAGGTGCTGCTGCCGGCGTGGTGGGAAGCCGCCAGCCGCAGGAAGCCGCGCCTGCGCGCGAAGATCAGCTCCGGCACGGCTGAGGGCAGCCGCGGGCAGTCGCTGTTCGGCCTAGATGCGCTCGTCGATTTCGACTGGCGCATCTCCATCGGCGACGCCGACCTGTCCGAGGCAGAGTTCGCGGACCTTGTCGCCCGCGGAGAACGCCTAGTCCAGTTCCGCGGCAAGTGGATTCCGCTGGACCCTGCGCTGCTGGCGCAGATTCAGCGGGCCATGGCCGGGATGGACAAGTCGCGCGGCTTGTCCTTCCAGGATGTGCTGCAGCTGCACCTGCTGAACGAAGGGGCAGACGGCGATTCGGAGGAAGCGGAAGCGCAGCGTGCCGAGGAAGAAGCGGTCCGCGTCCGGCTGGAGGTCGAGCTGAACGAGCATCTCGTGAAGGTGATCGGCCAGCTCGGGCAGCGCAGCCAGTGGCCGAAGCCGGAGGTGCCGGCCGGTCTGCACGCCGAGCTTCGAAGCTACCAGCATGAGGGCTTCGCCTGGCTGGTCTTCCTCCGCCGCTTCGGGCTGGGCGCTTGCCTGGCCGATGACATGGGGCTTGGCAAGACGGTGCAGCTGATCTCCTACCTGCTCCATCTGAAGGAGCAGGAGGAGGAAGCGGCTGCTTCCGGCGCACCCGTGGCCCGGCGGCAGACCGAACCGGCCGGCTGGCCTTCGCTGATCATCTGCCCAACCTCCGTGCTGGGCAACTGGCAGAAGGAGCTGCAGCGCTTCGCGCCTTCCCTGAACGTGATGCTTCATTACGGAAGCAGACGGCTGGATGCCGGATACTTCTACGGCGCGGCTTCGCAGGCGGATGTCGTGCTTACCTCTTACGCTACCGCTGCACTGGACCAGGAGCTGCTGAAGCAGTTCACCTGGGCAACCGTATGCCTGGATGAAGCACAGAATATCAAGAATGCCGGAACGAAGCAGTCCGCTGCCGTGCGCAGCTTCCCGGCCCTGCACCGGATCGCCCTGACCGGAACGCCGATTGAGAACAGGCTGTCCGAGCTGTGGTCGATCTACGATTTCATTACACCTGGTTACCTGGGCAGCCCGAAGGGGTTCCAGGACCGGTTCGCAAATGCCATTGAGAAGGAACGCAATGCCGAGCGGACCGCTGATTTGCAGCGGCTGGTCAAGCCGTTCATGCTGCGCCGCAAGAAGAAGGACCCGGCGATCCAGCTTGATCTCCCGGATAAGAATGAGATGAAGACCTATATCAACCTGACAGCCGAGCAGGCCGCTCTCTACGACCAGAACGTGAACAGCCTGCTTGAACGGATGCAGAAGCTGGAGGGCATCGAACGCAAGGGGGCCATTCTCGCCGCCTTGACCAGCCTGAAGCAGCTCTGTGACCATCCGATGCTGCTGACCAAGGAGGCACTGCCTGAGCCGGAAGACGGCAGCGCTCTGGACACCACCTCCTTGATCGAACGCTCCGCCAAGCTGGAGCGGCTGCTGGCCATGGTCCGCGAGCTGCGCGAGGAGAACGAGCGCTGCCTGATCTTCACCCAATATGTAGGCATGGGTAAGATGCTCCAGGCCGTACTTCAACAGGAGCTTCAGGAACCGGTGCTGTACTTGAACGGCAGCACGCCGAAGAACACGCGCGACCGCATGATTGAGCGGTTCCAGGCTCCCGCGCTGCCTGTGGGCGAAGCCCCTGCAGATGCAGCCGCCGGAGTACAGCCGTCCGATCAGCCGAATGTATTCATCCTCTCGCTCAAAGCGGGCGGGGTTGGCCTTAACCTGACGGCCGCCAACCATGTGTTCCATTTCGACCGCTGGTGGAATCCGGCGGTCGAGAATCAGGCCACGGACCGTGCTTATCGAATGGGCCAGACCCGGGATGTTCAGGTGCACAAGTTCATCTCGCTCGGCACGCTGGAGGAGAAGATTGACGAGATGCTGGAGAGCAAGCAGCAGCTCAGCGACGACGTTATCTCCGGCTCCGAGGGCTGGATCACCGAGCTGTCCACGGACGCGCTGAAGGATCTGTTCACGCTGCGCCGGGAATGGGTAGGATAA